The following are from one region of the Coffea eugenioides isolate CCC68of chromosome 2, Ceug_1.0, whole genome shotgun sequence genome:
- the LOC113759583 gene encoding putative disease resistance RPP13-like protein 1: MGGVGKTTLAQMVYNDDRVNEFFDSKAWACVSDDFDIFGVTKTILKAITPGVCDYEDLNMVQVKLSEALTRKRFLIVLDDVWNEKYEDWDILRRPFLVGSSGSKIIVTTRHHRVASVMSSTAGYSLEELRDDESLCLLARHALGRTNFDRYPNLEGIGRSVARKCKNLPLAVKTLGGLLRARSTPDEWTDILNSEIWEIKEDQSDILPALRLSYYHLPAHLKPCFAYCSIFPKDYEFDKYELVLLWMAEGFLEESKASELMEDMGENYFKELLMRSFFQQSSSTSSRFVMHDLINDLARYVAGDFCSRLTDDLEENIKCTILDKVRYASFTSSAYGASQKFKTLQKTKHLRSFLPLPIFVEDGREFYEFHIPKKVIAELLLELRYSRVLSFSGYVIFDLPNSIGELIHLRYLNLSGTWLKLLPESLSNLCNLQTLRLRNCRKLINLPVGIRKLINLRHLENSNTSQLHEMPSGIDQLTSLQTLSKVVVSKHGGFRLNDLGNLSLLAGSLAILGLQNVKNVQEARDANLKNKRDLDELVLAWNSEYDGSLSKVLQQDLLEALRPHTNLTSLEIEFYKGDKFSSWVGDYSFTKLVKVSLRGCTHCKCLPSLGQLPALKDLSIQSMREVKAVGTELCGKDCSWEFSFPLLESLTFDDMPEWEEWTCLSSAGENECRFPLLRKLCISRCSKLKSIPVLHLPSLSELKLQKCSVEIAKCFHNLTSLNKLEFWQIIGLASLEDVFMQFPSGLEDIALRSCHQLKNLWGSSNTMNLGQLKSLVVSDCSQLSSLEELGVLPMLKYLEIESCSALQSLPTLSGLNTLRISFCSALSCLPMDKLLLPQLRHLDIFDCQKLNLTPEIVIEDTSTSIEILQIDGCPCLNLRTMLGSVYSFASLRSLNICDCDYHLDQLPTPSLERLRLDRCKNVSYLPSGLGRLRSLQLSFCSSPLLFPQGDFPPSLEGLYIGGENLQLKPLSEWGLNRLTFLERFRIRGGYPELESFSGSGDDGFALLPPTLRSVDIGDLPNLKSLSTLLRGLTALKGLRIFGCPKLGSLPKESLRNQLKLLRIDTCPLLEKRCLMDRDYWRMIEDIPCVGIGSDLQQVYTTGVPVTLEVASDLVDGQGPIYREDTTVFFSQSGETADTLQALDYALENGALCVGITNTVGSALARKTHCGVHIKAGCEIGVASTKAYTSQIVVMAMLALAVGGDMISNETRREAIIDGLLDLPSMHLACFLHHIHVDVRLALLPRL, from the exons ATGGGAGGGGTTGGTAAAACAACTCTTGCTCAAATGGTGTACAATGATGACAGAGTCAACGAATTTTTCGATTCCAAGGCTTGGGCTTGTGTTTCAGATgattttgatatttttggggTAACAAAGACAATCCTTAAAGCAATCACACCAGGTGTCTGTGATTATGAGGATCTGAATATGGTTCAAGTGAAACTGAGTGAGGCCTTGACCAGGAAGAGGTTTCTAATTGTTTTAGATGATGTTTGGAATGAAAAATACGAGGACTGGGACATCCTGCGCCGCCCATTTCTAGTTGGTTCATCTGGGAGCAAGATAATTGTCACCACTCGGCATCATAGGGTGGCATCAGTAATGTCTTCCACTGCTGGATATAGTCTGGAGGAGTTGAGAGATGATGAAAGCTTATGCTTACTGGCAAGACATGCACTAGGAAGGACAAATTTTGACAGGTACCCCAATCTAGAAGGCATTGGTAGGAGTGTTGCAAGGAAATGTAAGAACTTGCCCTTGGCCGTGAAGACTCTTGGAGGGCTGTTGCGTGCTAGATCGACCCCAGATGAATGGACGGATATACTGAACAGTGAGATATGGGAAATAAAAGAGGATCAAAGTGATATTCTTCCAGCACTAAGATTAAGCTATTATCATCTTCCTGCCCATCTAAAACCGTGCTTTGCTTACTGCTCCATATTTCCCAAGGACTATGAGTTTGACAAATATGAGCTTGTATTGCTCTGGATGGCAGAGGGTTTTCTCGAGGAATCAAAAGCAAGTGAACTTATGGAGGACATGGGGGAGAATTATTTTAAGGAGCTACTAATGAGGTCCTTCTTCCAGCAGTCAAGTTCCACCAGTTCACGTTTTGTGATGCATGACCTTATTAACGATCTAGCTAGATATGTTGCTGGAGATTTTTGTTCAAGATTGACAGACGACTTGGAAGAGAACATCAAATGCACGATCCTTGACAAGGTTAGGTACGCATCATTCACAAGTTCAGCGTATGGAGCTTCACAAAAGTTTAAAACTCTTCAGAAAACAAAACACTTGCGAAGTTTCCTGCCATTGCCCATTTTTGTCGAGGATGGCAGGGAGTTTTACGAGTTTCACATCCCTAAAAAGGTCATAGCAGAACTTTTGTTGGAATTGCGATACTCTAGGGTGCTATCATTCAGTGGCTATGTTATCTTTGATCTACCAAATTCCATCGGTGAATTAATACATCTAAGGTACCTGAATTTGTCTGGTACTTGGTTGAAATTGTTGCCTGAATCATTGAGTAATCTTTGCAATTTACAAACACTACGTTTGCGCAACTGCAGGAAGCTGATTAACTTACCGGTAGGTATTAGAAAATTAATTAACCTGCGCCATCTTGAAAATTCCAATACTAGTCAATTGCATGAGATGCCTTCAGGGATTGATCAGTTGACGAGCTTGCAGACACTATCCAAAGTGGTTGTGAGCAAACATGGTGGGTTCAGGCTGAATGACTTGGGGAACTTGTCCTTACTGGCAGGGTCACTCGCCATTTTGGGATTGCAAAATGTTAAGAATGTTCAAGAAGCACGGGATGCCAATTTGAAGAACAAGAGGGACCTTGATGAACTAGTATTGGCATGGAATAGTGAATATGATGGTTCTCTGAGTAAAGTTCTTCAACAAGATTTGCTTGAGGCTCTACGACCACACACAAACCTAACGAGTCTTGAAATTGAGTTCTACAAGGGAGACAAATTCTCTTCCTGGGTGGGGGATTATTCATTTACTAAATTAGTAAAAGTAAGCCTTAGAGGTTGTACACACTGCAAGTGTTTACCATCACTCGGGCAATTGCCTGCACTCAAGGATTTGAGCATTCAAAGCATGCGTGAGGTGAAGGCAGTAGGTACCGAGCTATGTGGCAAAGATTGCTCTTGGGAATTTTCCTTTCCATTGCTTGAAAGTCTAACATTTGATGACATGCCAGAATGGGAGGAATGGACTTGCTTAAGTTCAGCAGGAGAGAACGAATGCCGCTTCCCTCTGCTCCGAAAGCTCTGTATAAGTAGATGCTCAAAGTTGAAAAGCATTCCTGTTTTGCATCTTCCTTCACTCTCTGAACTAAAGTTGCAAAAGTGCTCGGTGGAAATTGCAAAATGTTTTCACAATTTGACCTCATTAAACAAATTGGAGTTTTGGCAGATTATAGGCCTTGCATCCCTCGAGGATGTGTTCATGCAGTTTCCATCAGGCCTTGAAGATATCGCATTACGCAGCTGCCATCAACTGAAGAATTTGTGGGGCTCAAGTAATACTATGAACCTTGGGCAGCTAAAATCTTTAGTTGTTTCAGACTGTTCACAGCTTTCATCCTTGGAGGAGCTGGGTGTCTTACCCATGCTTAAATATCTTGAGATAGAAAGTTGCAGTGCTCTCCAGTCTTTGCCTACATTATCTGGTCTTAACACATTGCGAATAAGCTTTTGCTCAGCCCTCAGTTGCTTGCCAATGGACAAGTTGCTCCTCCCTCAGCTTAGGCATCTTGACATCTTTGATTGCCAGAAACTGAACCTTACTCCGGAGATTGTCATAGAGGACACCAGCACATCGATTGAGATACTGCAAATCGATGGCTGCCCATGTCTGAATTTGAGAACAATGCTTGGTTCAGTCTACAGTTTTGCAAGTCTCCGGTCTTTGAATATATGCGATTGTGATTATCATCTGGATCAATTGCCCACTCCAAGTTTGGAACGTCTTCGCTTGGACAGATGCAAAAATGTTAGTTACTTGCCCAGTGGGTTGGGAAGACTAAGATCTCTGCAGTTGTCTTTTTGTTCAAGTCCTTTGTTATTTCCACAGGGAGATTTTCCTCCCAGTCTGGAGGGTCTTTACATAGGAGGAGAAAACTTACAGCTGAAGCCCCTGTCAGAATGGGGACTCAACAGACTGACGTTTCTTGAAAGGTTCCGCATCCGTGGTGGATATCCAGAGCTGGAATCATTTTCTGGTAGTGGTGATGATGGATTCGCTTTGCTTCCTCCAACTCTCAGGTCCGTCGACATTGGTGACTTACCAAATCTGAAATCGCTCTCCACGCTCTTGCGAGGTCTTACAGCTCTTAAAGGTCTGCGTATCTTTGGCTGCCCCAAGCTTGGATCCCTACCAAAGGAATCGCTGCGTAATCAGCTTAAACTTCTCAGAATTGATACATGCCCACTTCTCGAGAAAAGGTGTTTGATGGATAGAGACTACTGGCGCATGATTGAAGACATTCCCTGTGTGGGAATAGGCAGTGATCTACAGCAGGTTTATACAACAg GTGTTCCGGTTACGCTGGAGGTTGCTAGTGATTTAGTGGATGGGCAGGGGCCAATATACAGGGAAGACACAACTGTTTTTTTCAGTCAGTCTGGTGAAACTGCTGATACTTTACAGGCATTAGATTATGCTTTAGAAAATGGTGCATTATGCGTTGGAATCACAAACACTGTAGGAAGTGCGCTTGCTAGGAAAACCCACTGCGGTGTGCATATTAAGGCTGGTTGTGAAATAGGTGTGGCGAGTACTAAG GCATACACCAGTCAAATTGTAGTTATGGCAATGTTGGCTCTTGCTGTTGGAGGAGACATGATTTCAAATGAAACAAGGAGAGAAGCAATAATAGATGGTCTATTAGACTTGCCAAGTATGCATCTTGCTTGTTTCTTACATCATATACATGTGGATGTTCGTCTGGCTTTGCTGCCAAGGCTGTAG